The Corynebacterium camporealensis genome contains a region encoding:
- a CDS encoding MIP/aquaporin family protein, whose protein sequence is MTGTDACLWEFIGTALLLLLGNGVCALVNLRTFGAKGSDWIVIALGWGLGVFVGASVADPTGGHLNPAVTVMLAVNGDLDWGLVPFYFLGQILGAMLGAFLAWAAFKQLFDANNYDDAGNVTGANKDTGGIFFTSPAHPHNGWNAVTEFIATTVLLMFIAFGPAGGELGPLSYFGVAFVVVAVGLSLGTPTGYAINPVRDLGPRLMYAFVLPIKDKGSAQWNYAWVPVVAPLLSAVAVGLLSIAL, encoded by the coding sequence ATGACTGGAACTGATGCTTGTCTCTGGGAGTTCATCGGCACCGCACTGCTGCTGTTATTGGGTAACGGTGTGTGCGCCCTGGTTAACCTGCGCACCTTTGGCGCGAAAGGCTCTGACTGGATAGTTATTGCCTTGGGCTGGGGCTTGGGCGTCTTCGTCGGCGCCAGTGTTGCGGACCCCACCGGTGGTCACCTCAACCCAGCGGTCACCGTGATGCTGGCCGTCAACGGCGACCTCGACTGGGGCCTGGTGCCCTTCTACTTCTTGGGCCAAATCCTCGGCGCGATGCTGGGTGCATTCCTGGCCTGGGCTGCATTCAAGCAGCTTTTCGATGCCAACAACTACGACGACGCCGGCAACGTCACCGGTGCCAACAAAGACACCGGCGGCATCTTCTTTACCTCCCCGGCACATCCGCACAACGGATGGAATGCCGTCACGGAGTTCATCGCCACAACCGTGCTGTTGATGTTCATCGCCTTCGGCCCTGCCGGTGGTGAACTCGGCCCGCTGAGCTACTTCGGTGTTGCTTTCGTCGTCGTCGCAGTCGGTTTGTCGCTGGGTACGCCAACTGGTTACGCGATTAATCCGGTGCGTGACCTGGGCCCGCGCCTGATGTATGCGTTTGTCCTTCCCATTAAGGACAAAGGAAGCGCACAATGGAACTATGCCTGGGTGCCGGTGGTAGCCCCGCTGCTGTCCGCTGTCGCCGTGGGCCTGTTGTCCATAGCGCTATAA
- a CDS encoding CPBP family intramembrane glutamic endopeptidase yields MTTTRPQRLRAEILIVLAVTFGISGLRAILRLINALAAPEALNDQSVTLNASQSTLAWVDIGLQLCSAIALFAYGALALFLLAGDGIRMPGWKRGDLLHGMGLAAIIGIPGLALYVTALQLGLTKEVVPTDFDNTWIELPALLLHSAANAFGEEVVVVFWLLTRLRTLGWGLPAALAASSILRGTYHLYQGVSAGFGNIIMGLLYGYYFHRTGRVWPLVIAHFLIDAVAFTGYALIDDISFLGL; encoded by the coding sequence ATGACCACTACCCGGCCGCAGCGCCTGCGCGCGGAAATCCTCATCGTCCTTGCCGTTACCTTCGGCATCTCGGGACTGCGCGCCATCCTGCGGCTGATCAACGCCCTTGCTGCCCCGGAAGCACTCAACGACCAATCCGTCACCCTCAATGCCAGCCAATCAACCCTTGCCTGGGTCGATATCGGCTTACAGCTCTGCTCCGCCATCGCTCTTTTCGCCTACGGCGCACTCGCACTCTTCCTGCTAGCTGGCGATGGTATCCGCATGCCCGGCTGGAAACGCGGCGACCTCCTGCACGGCATGGGCCTGGCCGCCATCATCGGCATCCCCGGCCTCGCCCTTTATGTCACCGCACTCCAGCTCGGCCTGACCAAGGAAGTCGTCCCCACCGACTTCGACAACACCTGGATCGAACTTCCCGCCCTGCTCCTGCACTCGGCCGCCAACGCATTCGGCGAAGAAGTCGTCGTGGTCTTCTGGTTACTTACCCGCCTGCGCACACTCGGCTGGGGCCTGCCCGCCGCCCTTGCCGCCTCATCAATCCTGCGCGGCACTTACCACCTCTACCAAGGTGTTTCCGCCGGCTTCGGCAACATCATCATGGGCCTGCTCTACGGCTACTACTTCCACCGCACCGGCCGGGTGTGGCCACTGGTCATCGCCCACTTCCTCATCGATGCCGTGGCCTTTACCGGCTACGCGCTTATCGATGACATCTCCTTCCTCGGCCTCTAA
- a CDS encoding glycerol-3-phosphate dehydrogenase/oxidase has protein sequence MAKLSNHGFNNEYFDNAWNNYENEEYDVVIIGGGSVGAGAAVDAATRGLKTAVIEARDFASGTSSRSSKMFHGGLRYLAMLDFRLVAESLHERELNMSTLAPHLVKPLRFIFPLTHHVWERVMMFGGFTLYDLMGGAKSVPMQKHLTRKGVLKRAPGLKDDAVVGGVRYFDTLVDDARHTMTVLRTAAEYGASVRPHTEVIGFEKNRSGRITGAKVRDTATGRETVIHGKSFINATGVWNDKIQDMAGVQGKFTVHASKGVHIVVPKDALDCEAALCFVTEKSVLFVIPWGEYWIIGTTDTDWEKGLDLPEPAPTKADIKYILDEVNQRVERQITQDDIVGVYSGLRPLLSGKSDSTSNLSRNHAVAKVAPGMVSVAGGKYTTYRVIGKDAVDLAAKELKREVPESVTENTPILGADGYHALANQVPTLAQRYGLSEETIEHLLGRYGSLIGEVLAPAADDASLLETVPNAESYLWAEVRYAVTHEGAQRLDDIINRRLRVAIEYGDRGVDSADAIAEFVAPLLDWGDAQREKEVADFKNFVDAELQAEAALTDREANDIIVRASRAQQA, from the coding sequence ATGGCCAAGCTAAGCAATCACGGCTTTAACAATGAGTACTTCGACAATGCCTGGAACAACTACGAGAACGAGGAATATGACGTCGTTATCATCGGCGGCGGTTCCGTCGGCGCTGGTGCTGCAGTCGACGCAGCCACCCGCGGCCTGAAGACCGCAGTCATTGAGGCCCGCGATTTCGCTTCTGGTACCTCGTCGCGTTCCTCCAAGATGTTCCACGGCGGCCTGCGTTACCTGGCGATGTTGGACTTCCGCCTGGTCGCTGAGTCCCTGCACGAGCGCGAACTCAACATGTCCACCCTGGCACCGCACCTGGTCAAGCCACTGCGGTTCATCTTCCCGTTGACCCACCACGTGTGGGAGCGTGTCATGATGTTCGGCGGCTTCACCCTCTATGACCTCATGGGTGGTGCTAAGAGCGTGCCGATGCAAAAGCATCTCACCCGCAAGGGCGTGCTCAAGCGCGCACCGGGTCTAAAGGACGATGCCGTCGTCGGTGGCGTTCGTTACTTCGACACCCTGGTCGACGATGCTCGCCACACCATGACCGTGCTGCGTACCGCAGCCGAGTACGGCGCCAGCGTCCGCCCGCACACCGAGGTCATCGGCTTTGAAAAGAACCGCTCCGGCCGCATCACCGGTGCCAAGGTCCGTGATACCGCCACCGGCCGCGAGACCGTCATTCACGGCAAGTCCTTCATCAACGCCACCGGCGTGTGGAACGACAAGATCCAGGACATGGCCGGTGTCCAGGGCAAATTCACCGTTCACGCTTCCAAGGGCGTGCACATCGTCGTGCCGAAGGATGCCCTCGATTGCGAGGCCGCACTGTGCTTCGTCACCGAAAAGTCCGTGCTCTTCGTCATTCCGTGGGGTGAGTACTGGATCATCGGTACCACCGACACCGACTGGGAAAAGGGCCTGGACCTGCCAGAGCCAGCACCGACCAAGGCCGATATCAAGTACATCCTGGATGAGGTCAACCAGCGCGTCGAGCGCCAGATCACCCAGGACGACATCGTTGGCGTCTACTCCGGTCTGCGCCCGCTGCTGTCCGGTAAGTCCGACTCCACCAGCAACCTTTCCCGCAACCACGCTGTGGCCAAGGTCGCCCCGGGCATGGTTTCGGTCGCCGGTGGTAAGTACACCACCTACCGCGTCATCGGTAAGGATGCCGTGGACCTGGCAGCCAAGGAACTCAAGCGTGAGGTCCCAGAATCCGTCACCGAAAACACCCCGATTCTGGGCGCCGATGGCTACCACGCCCTGGCCAACCAGGTGCCAACCCTGGCGCAGCGTTATGGCCTGAGCGAAGAAACCATCGAGCACCTACTTGGCCGCTACGGCTCCCTGATTGGTGAGGTGCTGGCTCCTGCTGCTGACGATGCCTCCTTGCTCGAGACCGTCCCGAACGCCGAGTCCTACCTGTGGGCTGAGGTCCGCTACGCCGTGACACATGAGGGTGCACAGCGCCTCGACGACATCATTAACCGTCGCCTCCGCGTGGCCATCGAGTACGGCGACCGCGGTGTGGATTCCGCAGACGCCATCGCCGAATTCGTGGCACCTTTGCTGGACTGGGGCGATGCACAGCGTGAGAAGGAGGTTGCCGACTTCAAGAACTTCGTCGACGCCGAGCTCCAGGCTGAAGCTGCTCTGACTGACCGCGAAGCTAACGACATCATCGTCCGTGCTTCCCGGGCACAGCAGGCATAA
- a CDS encoding lysophospholipid acyltransferase family protein: MKINVFQNLFYRGVVELARVFVALEGWKIRTSGEDNIPTKGGAVVVINHTGYMDFAFGGFIPLLQNRLVRYLTKVGIFEVKGVGAAMRAMGHIPVDRVDGSESFYNAVDLARAGHLVGVFAEGTISRSFEIRSMRTGAARIAHEAGVPIVPQVIFGSQRIWTKGQKKNFKPSKTPIFIEALEPFHPTGDAEADTAELRRRMQEGIEKLWGLYEAEFGEMPKGEFWVPARLGGGAPTLEEAEAADREVEAERYRERHLRDDLIGLRDRISQTTSELVHERLALPAKAQVEEVKRTAPETLEWIKDNLNAVVEEANRGIDETRGKVTEIMNSVKADIAEAQASLSTSSKEIFAGSPLEQGLLSAATQSRLIVSRLPHRMKANYSDIPRVLAVDETALLFKDGQLNSRLRQALEDVYPTAEVLVVMSAHAAAHDDDTIGADIPQALWRIEHNGAVVRQGGDVIAVHGIDAAQVEAIKAAAEAADLQIEWSTEGDELVAGLAVGTVDGVREALGESAEGLQLNDDVNGVVITAASRLKAAAVVLENLEAAEEDALVFAGEAGDETFMTEATVVALETAPIDVVKNAESVTYSADKNGIAEVLEAMFRLQNKKK; encoded by the coding sequence GTGAAAATCAACGTTTTTCAAAATCTCTTCTACCGTGGCGTCGTTGAACTCGCGCGCGTCTTTGTCGCATTAGAAGGCTGGAAGATTCGCACCAGTGGTGAGGACAACATCCCCACCAAGGGCGGTGCCGTGGTGGTCATTAACCACACCGGCTACATGGACTTCGCCTTCGGCGGGTTCATTCCGCTACTGCAAAACCGCTTGGTGCGCTATCTGACCAAGGTCGGCATCTTTGAGGTCAAAGGTGTCGGTGCTGCCATGCGCGCGATGGGCCATATCCCGGTCGACCGCGTGGATGGTTCCGAGTCTTTCTACAACGCGGTGGACCTCGCGCGCGCCGGACACCTGGTGGGTGTCTTCGCGGAGGGCACTATCTCGCGCAGTTTTGAGATTCGTTCCATGCGCACCGGTGCTGCCCGCATTGCCCATGAAGCCGGCGTGCCGATTGTTCCGCAGGTCATCTTTGGCTCCCAGCGCATCTGGACCAAGGGGCAGAAGAAGAACTTTAAGCCGTCTAAGACCCCGATTTTCATTGAGGCGCTCGAGCCTTTCCACCCCACCGGTGATGCAGAGGCCGATACAGCGGAGCTGCGCCGGCGGATGCAGGAGGGCATTGAAAAGCTTTGGGGCCTCTACGAAGCCGAGTTTGGCGAGATGCCCAAGGGTGAGTTCTGGGTGCCGGCCCGCTTAGGCGGCGGTGCGCCGACCCTGGAGGAAGCTGAAGCTGCTGACCGCGAGGTTGAGGCTGAGCGTTACCGCGAGCGTCACCTGCGCGATGACCTGATCGGTCTGCGCGACCGCATTTCCCAGACCACCTCGGAATTGGTGCATGAGCGCCTGGCCCTTCCAGCGAAGGCCCAGGTAGAAGAGGTCAAGCGCACCGCGCCGGAGACCCTGGAGTGGATCAAGGACAACCTCAACGCAGTAGTTGAGGAGGCCAACCGTGGCATTGATGAAACCCGTGGCAAGGTCACCGAAATTATGAACTCGGTCAAAGCGGACATCGCGGAAGCCCAGGCCTCGCTGTCGACGAGCAGCAAGGAAATCTTCGCCGGCTCCCCGCTGGAGCAGGGCTTACTCTCAGCAGCAACTCAGTCGCGTCTGATTGTTTCCCGCCTGCCGCACCGGATGAAGGCCAACTACTCGGACATCCCGCGCGTGCTGGCAGTCGATGAGACCGCGTTGTTGTTTAAGGATGGCCAGCTCAACTCCCGTCTGCGCCAGGCGCTTGAGGATGTCTACCCGACCGCAGAGGTCCTCGTCGTGATGTCTGCCCATGCTGCCGCGCATGACGATGACACCATCGGCGCCGATATTCCGCAGGCCCTGTGGCGTATTGAGCACAACGGCGCTGTCGTCCGCCAAGGTGGCGATGTCATTGCTGTACATGGCATTGATGCCGCGCAGGTCGAGGCCATCAAAGCCGCGGCTGAGGCTGCTGACCTGCAGATTGAGTGGTCGACCGAAGGTGATGAGCTCGTAGCGGGCCTGGCAGTCGGCACCGTCGACGGCGTACGGGAAGCCTTGGGTGAGTCTGCTGAGGGCCTGCAGCTTAACGACGATGTCAACGGCGTCGTCATTACTGCCGCCTCCCGCTTGAAGGCAGCCGCAGTTGTGCTGGAGAACCTGGAAGCTGCAGAAGAAGACGCGTTGGTCTTTGCCGGCGAAGCAGGCGATGAGACCTTCATGACGGAAGCCACCGTCGTGGCACTAGAAACCGCACCGATTGATGTGGTGAAGAATGCAGAATCTGTGACGTATTCGGCTGATAAGAACGGCATTGCAGAGGTGCTGGAAGCCATGTTTAGGCTGCAGAACAAGAAGAAGTAA
- a CDS encoding septum formation family protein: MNNSTAWRSAAAMRILLVAALAAAAFLGAFAYFSGNTSTSADGNGDPANPEETDAQVISFTTADTGSCLTWGHNPQGEVTNFETTSCEDEHRFEVSTREDLSTFPTSEFGPDAAMPDVERQNALRDELCQAATVRYLEGKFDPSGKYDIASILPPAAAWEQGDRTMLCGLQTTDINGEPQLTTGKVANVDQALVAEPGTCLALEDNQRGLPVDCAEDHQLETVSIIDLNERFPDGYPSDEDMDNFLDETCTANAEEYLGGEEQLYQSTLQPFWGSLSETSWNTGSRSVNCSLIHTDGDGFSTITGTAKDGRDGLRINGESPEERPERNPLRSEQDNNTDNTPAAPTPAAPAPAA; this comes from the coding sequence ATGAATAACTCCACCGCGTGGCGCTCCGCCGCCGCAATGCGCATCCTTCTCGTGGCAGCCCTGGCTGCCGCTGCCTTTTTGGGCGCCTTTGCGTATTTCAGCGGCAACACGTCGACCTCCGCTGACGGCAACGGAGACCCCGCCAATCCGGAAGAAACTGATGCTCAGGTCATTTCCTTTACCACTGCTGATACCGGGTCCTGCCTGACTTGGGGGCACAACCCACAAGGTGAAGTCACCAACTTTGAGACCACCTCCTGCGAGGACGAGCACCGCTTTGAGGTCTCTACCCGCGAGGACTTGAGTACCTTCCCGACCAGTGAGTTCGGCCCGGATGCCGCCATGCCAGATGTGGAGCGCCAGAACGCGCTTCGCGATGAGCTCTGCCAGGCCGCCACCGTGCGCTACTTAGAGGGCAAGTTCGATCCTTCCGGTAAGTACGACATTGCTTCTATCCTTCCGCCGGCTGCGGCCTGGGAGCAGGGCGATCGCACCATGCTCTGTGGCCTGCAGACCACCGATATCAACGGTGAACCGCAGCTGACCACCGGCAAGGTGGCCAACGTCGACCAGGCTCTCGTTGCTGAACCGGGTACCTGTTTGGCCCTGGAGGACAACCAACGCGGCCTGCCGGTCGATTGTGCCGAGGACCATCAACTCGAAACCGTCTCGATTATCGACTTGAACGAGCGCTTCCCGGATGGCTACCCCTCGGATGAGGACATGGATAACTTCCTAGATGAGACCTGTACCGCCAACGCGGAGGAATACCTCGGCGGCGAGGAACAGCTCTACCAATCCACGCTGCAACCCTTCTGGGGCTCGTTGAGTGAGACCTCCTGGAACACCGGTTCTCGTTCGGTGAACTGCTCGCTTATCCACACTGATGGCGACGGCTTCTCGACGATTACCGGCACCGCCAAGGACGGCCGCGACGGCCTGCGCATCAACGGCGAATCACCAGAAGAGCGCCCGGAACGTAACCCGCTGCGCAGCGAGCAGGACAACAACACCGACAACACCCCGGCAGCACCGACGCCTGCTGCGCCTGCACCGGCTGCTTAA
- the pheA gene encoding prephenate dehydratase → MSTTIAFLGPVGTFTEAALQRFAQDMGEVEPLAVNSPSQALAAVRSGRADFACVAIENSVDGAVTATFDALMEGEPVQIYSEVDLPVVFDIMVRPGTQQSAVRTFSTHPVAYQQVREWLEKNLGEVEFVPASSNGAAAEAVSRGEVDAAAAPARAAEIYGLESVATGIADVAEATTRFVLVGPVGKPTARTGSDRTSVIFTIPNVPGSLVSCLQEFASRGVDMARIESRPTREGLGSYRFHVDLVGHIDDQLVAEALRALWLRVPELRFVGSWPSATELADSPRDVERLQEAEEWVARLQRGQ, encoded by the coding sequence ATGAGCACCACGATCGCCTTCCTTGGACCCGTTGGTACCTTCACCGAGGCAGCGCTGCAGCGCTTTGCCCAGGACATGGGTGAGGTTGAACCGCTGGCTGTGAATTCGCCGTCGCAGGCGCTGGCCGCAGTGCGTTCCGGGCGTGCGGATTTTGCCTGCGTGGCTATTGAAAATTCCGTGGATGGTGCAGTCACCGCGACTTTTGATGCCTTGATGGAAGGCGAGCCGGTCCAGATTTACTCCGAGGTGGACCTGCCGGTGGTCTTCGACATTATGGTCCGTCCGGGAACGCAGCAGTCGGCGGTGCGGACTTTCTCGACCCACCCGGTGGCCTATCAGCAAGTGCGGGAGTGGCTGGAGAAGAACCTCGGCGAGGTGGAATTCGTGCCGGCGAGCTCCAATGGTGCGGCGGCGGAGGCAGTCTCCCGCGGTGAGGTTGATGCGGCGGCGGCACCGGCGCGTGCGGCAGAGATTTATGGCTTGGAGTCGGTGGCGACTGGCATTGCCGATGTTGCTGAGGCCACCACGCGTTTCGTGTTGGTCGGACCCGTGGGTAAGCCGACGGCGCGCACTGGGTCGGATAGGACGTCGGTGATTTTTACTATTCCGAACGTGCCAGGCTCGCTTGTATCGTGCCTGCAGGAATTCGCTAGCCGTGGTGTGGATATGGCGCGTATTGAATCCCGCCCGACTAGGGAGGGCCTGGGCAGCTACCGTTTCCATGTGGATTTGGTGGGGCACATTGATGATCAGCTGGTGGCAGAAGCACTGCGTGCGCTGTGGTTGCGTGTACCGGAACTGCGCTTCGTAGGGTCGTGGCCTTCCGCGACTGAATTGGCTGACTCACCGCGTGATGTGGAGCGGCTGCAAGAGGCCGAGGAATGGGTAGCGCGCCTGCAACGGGGGCAATAA
- a CDS encoding histidine phosphatase family protein, translating into MTGRIILLRHGQTFSNIERLLDTRPPGAELTERGRDQAVRAGREIAEYVGERKLRMYCSVALRAQQTAQLAARSYEEVTGHPRFSYPVEVINGVHEIYAGNYEMDGSEDAHREYMMVLRGCFDSNPDSRLQGGESYVDLLGRYQPALENLAAGLGDDEDVVVVSHGAAIRIVSKHATGVDADFAFSGYMPNCGMTVMEPRGKDFGQWELRRWADLDLPRR; encoded by the coding sequence ATGACCGGAAGAATCATTCTCCTGCGCCACGGCCAGACCTTTTCCAATATTGAACGCCTGCTGGATACTCGTCCCCCAGGAGCCGAGCTGACCGAACGCGGCCGCGACCAAGCGGTGCGCGCCGGGCGGGAGATTGCCGAGTACGTCGGTGAGCGTAAGTTGCGCATGTACTGCTCAGTGGCATTGCGTGCCCAGCAGACCGCGCAGTTGGCCGCGCGTTCCTATGAAGAAGTTACTGGTCACCCGCGCTTTTCTTATCCGGTGGAAGTCATTAACGGCGTGCATGAGATTTATGCCGGCAACTATGAGATGGATGGCAGCGAGGATGCGCATCGCGAGTACATGATGGTGCTGCGCGGCTGTTTTGATAGCAATCCGGACTCCCGTTTGCAGGGCGGGGAATCCTACGTTGACCTGCTGGGACGCTACCAGCCGGCGTTGGAGAATCTCGCGGCCGGGCTTGGCGATGACGAGGATGTCGTCGTGGTCAGTCATGGTGCGGCCATCCGCATCGTCAGCAAGCATGCCACTGGCGTGGATGCAGATTTTGCGTTCTCCGGATACATGCCAAATTGCGGAATGACCGTGATGGAACCGCGCGGGAAAGACTTCGGTCAGTGGGAGCTGCGTCGCTGGGCGGACTTGGACTTGCCGCGGCGTTAG
- the serS gene encoding serine--tRNA ligase, producing the protein MIDLKFLRENPDVVRASQVNRGEDPAIVDQLLAADESRRQSIQKADELRSEQKAFGKKIGQAAPEDRPKLLEGSNELKAKVKEAEEAQNAAEAEVTRLQYMLSNVVEGAPAGGEDDFVLVEEVGEIPEFDFEPKDHLELGESLGLIDVKRGAKVGGARFYYLTGDGAFLQLGMLMLAAQKAREAGFQLMIPPVLVRPDIMQGTGFLGQHSDEVYYLPADDLYLVGTSEVALAGYHKDEIIDLSDGPLRYTGWSSCFRREAGSHGKDTRGILRVHQFDKLEMFVYCKPEDAAEQHQQLLQMEKDMLAAMELPYRTIDIAGGDLGDSAARKYDNEAWVPTQGTYRELTSTSNCTTFQARRLSIRYRDENGKAQTAATLNGTLATTRWLVAILENHQQADGSVVVPEALRPFVGKDVLTPKK; encoded by the coding sequence GTGATTGATCTAAAGTTCCTCCGCGAAAACCCAGACGTTGTACGAGCCTCCCAGGTCAACAGGGGAGAGGATCCGGCTATCGTCGATCAGCTGCTGGCTGCCGACGAATCCCGCCGCCAGTCCATCCAGAAGGCTGATGAGCTGCGCTCCGAGCAGAAGGCCTTTGGCAAGAAGATTGGTCAGGCCGCACCGGAAGATCGCCCGAAGCTGCTGGAGGGCTCTAACGAGCTCAAGGCCAAGGTCAAAGAAGCTGAAGAGGCTCAGAACGCCGCTGAAGCTGAGGTCACTCGCCTGCAGTACATGCTCTCCAACGTGGTCGAGGGCGCTCCGGCGGGTGGCGAGGATGACTTCGTGCTCGTTGAAGAAGTCGGCGAGATTCCAGAATTCGACTTTGAGCCGAAGGATCACCTGGAGCTGGGTGAGTCGCTGGGGCTTATCGACGTCAAGCGTGGCGCCAAGGTGGGCGGCGCACGTTTCTACTATCTCACCGGCGACGGTGCCTTCCTGCAGCTGGGCATGCTGATGCTGGCTGCGCAGAAGGCGCGCGAGGCTGGTTTCCAGCTGATGATTCCGCCGGTCCTGGTCCGCCCGGACATCATGCAGGGCACCGGCTTCTTGGGTCAGCACTCCGACGAGGTCTACTACCTGCCTGCCGATGACCTCTACCTGGTCGGCACCTCCGAGGTTGCTCTGGCTGGTTATCACAAGGACGAGATCATCGATCTGTCTGATGGTCCGCTGCGCTACACCGGTTGGTCCTCCTGCTTCCGTCGTGAAGCAGGCTCGCACGGTAAGGACACCCGCGGCATCCTGCGCGTGCACCAGTTCGACAAGCTAGAGATGTTTGTCTACTGCAAGCCAGAAGATGCAGCCGAGCAGCACCAGCAGCTGCTGCAGATGGAAAAGGACATGCTCGCTGCCATGGAGCTGCCGTACCGCACCATCGATATCGCTGGTGGTGACCTGGGTGATTCCGCAGCACGTAAGTACGACAACGAGGCATGGGTCCCCACGCAGGGCACCTACCGTGAGCTGACCTCGACTTCGAACTGCACCACCTTCCAGGCACGTCGTCTGTCCATCCGTTACCGCGATGAAAATGGCAAGGCTCAGACTGCCGCCACGCTGAACGGCACCTTGGCTACCACCCGCTGGCTGGTGGCTATTCTGGAAAACCATCAGCAGGCCGATGGCTCTGTCGTGGTTCCGGAAGCACTGCGCCCATTCGTGGGCAAGGATGTCTTGACCCCGAAGAAGTAA
- a CDS encoding GntR family transcriptional regulator — translation MPTSHELPPHPIHDGPIPKHAQLRDILEELCETTLQPGDLLPGERVLEETYGVSRITVRRAIGDLVAAGRLRRVRGKGTFVAPNPLVSRLHLASFSDEMGAQDVHASSKILLGGRANAPEEVTQFFGTSANTTHTHLRRLRLGDDVPYSIDDGWYNSQFVPNLLENDIYNSVYAILDTRFNVPITEADQTVTAVSADADMAELLDVAEGDPLLHIVRQSRSGDKPVEWCSSVYRPDRYHLNTRVSRAMEM, via the coding sequence ATGCCCACCTCGCACGAACTCCCACCGCACCCAATTCACGACGGACCTATCCCCAAACACGCGCAGCTGCGAGACATTCTGGAGGAGTTGTGTGAGACCACCTTGCAGCCCGGCGATTTACTGCCCGGTGAGCGCGTTTTGGAAGAAACCTACGGCGTCTCCCGCATCACTGTCCGGCGCGCCATAGGTGACCTCGTAGCCGCGGGCCGCCTGCGACGCGTCCGCGGCAAAGGCACCTTCGTCGCCCCGAATCCTTTGGTCTCGCGCCTGCACTTGGCCTCTTTTTCTGACGAGATGGGTGCGCAAGACGTGCATGCCTCCTCCAAGATTCTGCTCGGTGGGCGGGCAAATGCTCCGGAGGAGGTCACGCAGTTTTTCGGCACCTCTGCCAACACCACACATACGCACTTGCGACGCCTGCGTTTAGGCGATGACGTTCCTTATTCCATCGATGATGGCTGGTATAACTCCCAGTTCGTTCCCAATTTGTTGGAGAATGACATTTATAATTCGGTTTATGCGATTTTGGATACCCGCTTTAACGTTCCGATAACCGAGGCCGATCAAACAGTAACGGCCGTATCTGCGGATGCGGATATGGCAGAGCTTCTCGATGTCGCCGAGGGCGATCCACTGCTGCACATCGTGCGCCAATCCCGCAGTGGCGATAAGCCGGTTGAGTGGTGTTCTTCGGTGTACCGCCCCGACCGTTACCACCTAAATACCCGGGTCAGCCGGGCAATGGAGATGTAG
- a CDS encoding metallopeptidase family protein has protein sequence MYSVSEERFDEMVNAALDKIPDEFVHQMRNLVIMVEDYNPDQPQLLGLYEGVSLTERTHDHTGFLPDAIFIYRHALQSICHSEEELAHEVEVTVFHELGHYFGFEEDRLHELGWG, from the coding sequence ATGTATAGCGTCAGCGAAGAGCGCTTTGACGAGATGGTCAATGCTGCGCTGGACAAAATCCCCGATGAGTTTGTCCACCAGATGCGCAACCTGGTCATCATGGTCGAAGATTACAACCCCGACCAGCCCCAACTACTGGGGCTGTATGAGGGCGTCTCGCTGACCGAGCGCACCCACGATCACACTGGCTTTCTCCCCGATGCCATCTTCATCTACCGCCACGCGCTGCAATCCATCTGCCACAGCGAGGAGGAACTCGCCCACGAAGTAGAGGTCACCGTCTTCCACGAACTAGGCCACTACTTCGGCTTTGAGGAAGACCGCCTCCACGAACTCGGCTGGGGCTAA